A DNA window from Elephas maximus indicus isolate mEleMax1 chromosome 17, mEleMax1 primary haplotype, whole genome shotgun sequence contains the following coding sequences:
- the LOC126060678 gene encoding olfactory receptor 8G1-like, which produces MAAGNHSTVTEFILAGLTDKPELQLPLFFFFLGVYVVTVVGNLGMITLIGLSSHLHTPMYYFLSSLSFLDFCQSTVITPKMLVNFVIKNSTSYPECMTQLYFFLIFGISECYMLAAMAYDRYVAIHSPLLYKVIMSPQVCSWLILGVYIIGLVCASAHTGCMLRVHFCKFGVIRHYFCDLLPLLKLSCSSTYVNELLILGFGAFNIFAPTLTIIGSYVFIIASILHMHSTESKSKAFSTCSSHILAVTIFYGSLAFVYLQPSNVSSMDEGKVSSVFYTIVVPMLNPLIYSLRNKDVNVALKKMLEKRTSS; this is translated from the coding sequence ATGGCAGCAGGAAATCACTCAACAGTGACTGAGTTCATCCTCGCTGGGCTAACAGACAAGCCAGAGCTACAGTtacccctcttttttttcttcctaggagTCTATGTGGTCACAGTGGTGGGGAATCTGGGCATGATCACACTGATTGGGCTCAGTTCTCACTTGCATACTcccatgtactatttcctcagcAGTTTGTCCTTCCTTGATTTCTGCCAGTCCACTGTCATTACTcccaaaatgctggtgaactttgTGATAAAGAACAGCACCTCCTACCCTGAATGCATGACTCAGCTCtacttcttcctcatttttggtatCTCAGAATGTTACATGCTGGCTGCAATGGCATATGACCGCTATGTTGCTATCCATAGCCCATTACTTTATAAGGTCATTATGTCCCCACAGGTCTGTtcttggctgattttgggggtgTATATTATAGGCCTGGTTTGTGCATCAGCTCATACAGGTTGCATGCTTAGGGTTCATTTCTGCAAATTTGGTGTGATCAGGCATTATTTTTGTGACCTTCTTCCTCTCCTAAAACTCTCATGTTCTAGTACTTATGTCAATGAATTATTGATTCTAGGTTTCGGTGCATTTAACATCTTTGCCCCAACCCTGACCATTATTGGCTCGTATGTCTTCATCATTGCCAGCATCCTCCACATGCACTCCACTGAGAGTAAGTCCAAAGCCTTCAGCACATGCAGCTCCCACATTTTGGCTGTTACAATCTTCTATGGTTCTCTAGCATTCGTGTACCTGCAGCCATCAAATGTCAGCTCCATGGATGAAGGGaaagtgtcttctgtgttttACACCATCGTTGTGCCTATGCTGAACCCCCTGATCTATAGTCTGAGAAATAAAGATGTCAATGTTGCCCTGAAGAAGATGCTGGAGAAAAGAACATCTTCATGA